The sequence CAGGTCGTTTCAGTCCTCTCCGGGGTTTGTCTCTCCGAGCGAATGACCGCGAAAGGTTTTCTTGGGTGCCCATGACTAACGTATGTTGTGGCAGAGTTGATGCGGCTTTTGGGATACAAGGTTCCTGCCCTCGGAGGACACCAATGAACGTAATGGTCGAAGGCGCTTATGTGCTCGCCGCGTACTTACTAGGTGCGATCCCGGTTGCCTATGTCCTTGGAAAGGCCCGGCGCGTGGATCTAACCACGGCCGGATCGGGGAATCTTGGGGCGGGCAACACGACTCGCCTGCTCGGCGCCAAAGCCGGAGCGCTGGTGGCACTTCTTGATGGGGCAAAGGGCCTTGCAGCGGTGTTTGTCGGGCGGTGGATGTCACTCTCCCCCGGTGTGACCGCGGTTGGCGCGCTGGCTGCGGTGGCGGGATCCAACTGGTCGATCTACTTGTGGCGCAGGTCGGGCCGCGGATTGGCGACCTCTTCGCTTGCCATGTTGGCCTTCGACCCGATTACCGTGCTGTGGCCGGGAGTTTGGTCCGTCCTTGGCTGGAAGATTGGCGGAGGAATTTCGGGATTCTTCGGGTGGGCTTTCCTCTGGATGGCCGCATATGCACTCGGGCGCCCTCCAGAAACGGTGCTTCTGGCCGCCGGGATGGGCTTGCTAATGATTATTCGCCGGGCCCAGGGGAACCTGGATGATCTCGGTCAAAAAGGGCCTGTCGCCCGGGTTCTCTATGACACGGACCACCGACGGTCACCAGCGGAGATAGCTTCCGGAGAAGAATCGCTGGCATAGCGTTTCGGTGGTTTGAGTCTTCTCGCGAACCATCGATGAACCCGGTTCCAGCGACGATTTCCTTCTGGCGGCGACCCCGTCTGACTCGGCCACGGAGACCTCGTCCGGCGGTGCCTGCCGCTCGACTCAATGCCTTCATCGTTGTATAAACAAATTGGACCTTCTAGGGTGAAAGAGGCAACGAGGAGCGCTACCTAGGTGACCCTGAAACTTGAGCACATCCGTTTGTCAGAGCTGTCGGAGGCGCAACGTCGACAGATCGTCCGCCGATCGGCGGTTTCAGATCCGTTGGTTCGAGACGCCGCTCGATCGATTTGCGATGACGTTTTGTCCCGTGGCGACGACGCGGTAACCGAAGCAGGTGTGAAGTTTGGGGGTGGCCGGCCAAACCCTCGCGTCCCGGTCGAAGAGATGCGGTCCGCCTGGGAGGCTGTCGGCGAAGAGGTTCGGGAAGCCATCAAGATTGCTGTCAAGAACGTCGAGCTTTTTCATTCTGCGCAACGACCCGCAGACTTGACCATGGAGCCGGTACCGGGTGTGAAGATCGATCGCCGTTGGTCGCCGCTTCGGTCGGTCGGGGCCTATGTTCCTGGTGGGAAAGCGGCCTACCCGTCATCTTTGGTCATGACCGTGGTTCCGGCGCGGACGGCGGGCGTTGAGCGGATCGTGGTCGCATCACCGGCCGGTCCCGACGGGATCATGGATGTCACCTTGTTGGCGGCCGCTCACTACCTCGGAGTCACCGAACTCTATGCCATGGGTGGTGCACAGGCGATCGCGGCGCTCGCCTATGGTACCGAAACGATCGAACCGGTTGAGAAGATCGTCGGGCCGGGCAATGCGTACGTGACGGCCGCCAAATTGCTCGTCCTCGGCCGGTGCGCGATCGACATGCCTGCCGGTCCCAGTGAGGTGCTCGTCGTGGCCGACGGGACCGCCGATCCTGAAATGGTGGCCGTCGATATGCTCTGTCAGGCAGAACACGGCCCCGACTCCCCCGCCGTACTGGTCACCGACTCTGCGGACTTGGGCGGGGCGGTAGTCGCCCAACTCAACCGCCTCCTTCCCGATCTCGAGCGCCATGAGATCCTTGCTCGAGCGCTCAGCGAGCACGGCCTGATCGTGTGGGTTGATTCGATAACCGAAGCCCTCGCGTTCGCCAATGAATACGCTGCCGAACACGTAACGGTGAACACCGACAACGCCGAAAGAGATGCTGCTCAGATTCAATCGGCCGGTTCGATCTATGTTGGCCATTGGTCGCCTGAAGCGGCAGGTGACTATGCGACCGGGGCAAACCATGTCTTGCCGACCGGGGGGCTGGCACGGTCGATGAATCCGCTCGGATTCGAGGATTTCGGATCCTGGCGACAGGTCCAAACGATCACCGAAGCCGGGCTTCGAGCGATTGCTCCGACCATCAGCACGCTCGCCACCGCTGAGGGGCTCACCGCCCACCGCCTGTCTGTCGAGGTCCGGCTACGAAATCCGGACGGCTAGCCGGTGGCAACTCCGAAGTACCACGTGGTCGCCGATCGAATCCGCACGAGGATTCTCAGCGGATCACTGCGGCCACTTGATCAGCTTCCCACCGAGCATCAAATGAGTGAGGAATTCAACGTCAGCCGGGGAACAATCAGAACGGCACTCGCCGAACTCACTGGCGAGGGGTTGATCAGGAGCGCTCAGGGAAGTGGAAGCTACGTGGCAGCAGCTTCTCCGATGACGCGATACTTCTCGCTCAGCTCATTCGACGATGACATGAGAGTGATCGGCCGGACGCCAAGTACCGAAGTCCTCGCAGCAGAAAAACTCCCCGCCATGCCTGGTAACCCCTTGGGGGTCGAGACCGGAACTCCATTGATTCTCCTGAGGCGGCTGCGACTCGCCGACAACCAACCGATGGCGGTTGAGGAGCGGTGGATCGTTGAAGGTTTGTGTCGCGGGCTTTTGAACGATGATTTGGCCCATCAGTCGGTTCACTGGCTGCTGACGGTCAAATACGCGATCCCGCTCGTCCGGATCGAACACGTTGTCGAACGACAGGAAGTGAGCGACGCGGACGCCACGATACTCAATATTCCACCCGGCTCGCCGGTTCTGACCATCGAACGGCTTACCTATACCGCGGATGACGAAGGCTCGCGGAGTGCCGCTGTGTGGTTCCGATCGGTACACATTGACGTTCAGTCGAACCTTGAAAGGAATTCATTATGAGTGGTCCTCGACCGGTCCGAGCACCCAGGGGTCTCGAACTCTCTTGCAAAGGTTGGGGTCAGGAAGCGGTTCTGAGGATGCTCATGAATAACCTGGATCCCGAGGTCGCCGAACGCCCGGACGATCTGGTGGTCTACGGAGGAACCGGCAAAGCCGCCCGTTCCTGGGAAGCATTCGATGCCATTGTCGCGACCCTTCGGCGGTTGGAGAACGATGAGACGCTGCTCATCCAATCAGGAAAGCCGGTTGGTGTGTTTCGCACTCACGAGTGGGCTCCGCGCGTCCTCATCGCCAACTCACTGCTCGTTCCCGAATGGGCGACATGGGCAGAGTTTCGCCGGCTGGAGGCGGCCGGTCTGACGATGTACGGTCAGATGACGGCCGGTTCGTGGATCTATATCGGTACTCAGGGAATATTGCAGGGAACGTATGAGACCTTCGCCGCCATCGCCGACAAACGGTTCGGTGGTTCATTGGCGGGCACGATCACCCTGACCGCCGGCCTCGGAGGTATGGGAGGGGCACAACCCCTGGCCGTCACGATGAACGACGGAGTGGCCCTCTGTGTCGAAGTTGATGCCTACCGCGCCAACCGCAGACTTGAGACTCGCTATCTCGATGTTTTGGCACCAAACCTTGAGGAAGCGATCGCTCTGTGTCTCAATGCCAGAGATGAGCGCCTGGCCTCGTCGGTTGGGGTCGTTGGCAACGCTGCCGACGTGCTTCCCAGGTTGCTTGAACTCGACTTCCCGGCTGACATCGTCACCGATCAGACATCGGCTCATGATCCGATGAGCTACGTACCGAATGATCTTACGCTGGAGGCCGCAGCCCGGATGGCCACCGACTCACCCGACGAACTCATCCGTCGAGCACGCCTGGCCATGGCCAGGCACTGCGAAGCCATGGTCGGATTTCTTGATCGCGGTGCCGAAGTGTTCGACTACGGCAACAGTTTGCGAACCGAGGCGCAGCTTGGTGGGTTTGACCGGGCGTTCGATTACCCCGGCTTCACGCCTGCGTACATCCGACCGCTCTTCTGTGAGGGTAAAGGCCCGTTCAGATGGGTAGCGCTGTCAGGCGACCCGGCCGACATTGCAGCCACCGATCGCGCCGTTCTCGACGAGTTTCCTGAGGACGCCGGCCTGGCGAGATGGATCCGGATGGCCTCAGAGCGCGTGGCGTTCCAGGGTCTCCCGAGTCGTATTTGCTGGCTGGGATACGGGGAACGGCGCCGTCTCGGGCTGCGGTTCAATGCCATGGTTCGTAGCGGTGAGTTGTCGGCCCCGATTGTGATCGGGCGTGACCACCTGGATTCCGGTTCGGTGGCTTCACCATATCGAGAAACTG is a genomic window of Acidimicrobiia bacterium containing:
- a CDS encoding GntR family transcriptional regulator, yielding MATPKYHVVADRIRTRILSGSLRPLDQLPTEHQMSEEFNVSRGTIRTALAELTGEGLIRSAQGSGSYVAAASPMTRYFSLSSFDDDMRVIGRTPSTEVLAAEKLPAMPGNPLGVETGTPLILLRRLRLADNQPMAVEERWIVEGLCRGLLNDDLAHQSVHWLLTVKYAIPLVRIEHVVERQEVSDADATILNIPPGSPVLTIERLTYTADDEGSRSAAVWFRSVHIDVQSNLERNSL
- a CDS encoding glycerol-3-phosphate acyltransferase yields the protein MNVMVEGAYVLAAYLLGAIPVAYVLGKARRVDLTTAGSGNLGAGNTTRLLGAKAGALVALLDGAKGLAAVFVGRWMSLSPGVTAVGALAAVAGSNWSIYLWRRSGRGLATSSLAMLAFDPITVLWPGVWSVLGWKIGGGISGFFGWAFLWMAAYALGRPPETVLLAAGMGLLMIIRRAQGNLDDLGQKGPVARVLYDTDHRRSPAEIASGEESLA
- the hutU gene encoding urocanate hydratase, producing the protein MSGPRPVRAPRGLELSCKGWGQEAVLRMLMNNLDPEVAERPDDLVVYGGTGKAARSWEAFDAIVATLRRLENDETLLIQSGKPVGVFRTHEWAPRVLIANSLLVPEWATWAEFRRLEAAGLTMYGQMTAGSWIYIGTQGILQGTYETFAAIADKRFGGSLAGTITLTAGLGGMGGAQPLAVTMNDGVALCVEVDAYRANRRLETRYLDVLAPNLEEAIALCLNARDERLASSVGVVGNAADVLPRLLELDFPADIVTDQTSAHDPMSYVPNDLTLEAAARMATDSPDELIRRARLAMARHCEAMVGFLDRGAEVFDYGNSLRTEAQLGGFDRAFDYPGFTPAYIRPLFCEGKGPFRWVALSGDPADIAATDRAVLDEFPEDAGLARWIRMASERVAFQGLPSRICWLGYGERRRLGLRFNAMVRSGELSAPIVIGRDHLDSGSVASPYRETESMADGSDAIADWPILNALVNTASGASWVSVHHGGGVGIGRSIHAGMVVVADGSELADQRLDRVLTSDPGTGVMRHADAGYDIAKQVAKDRGIDLPMITGLA
- the hisD gene encoding histidinol dehydrogenase → MTLKLEHIRLSELSEAQRRQIVRRSAVSDPLVRDAARSICDDVLSRGDDAVTEAGVKFGGGRPNPRVPVEEMRSAWEAVGEEVREAIKIAVKNVELFHSAQRPADLTMEPVPGVKIDRRWSPLRSVGAYVPGGKAAYPSSLVMTVVPARTAGVERIVVASPAGPDGIMDVTLLAAAHYLGVTELYAMGGAQAIAALAYGTETIEPVEKIVGPGNAYVTAAKLLVLGRCAIDMPAGPSEVLVVADGTADPEMVAVDMLCQAEHGPDSPAVLVTDSADLGGAVVAQLNRLLPDLERHEILARALSEHGLIVWVDSITEALAFANEYAAEHVTVNTDNAERDAAQIQSAGSIYVGHWSPEAAGDYATGANHVLPTGGLARSMNPLGFEDFGSWRQVQTITEAGLRAIAPTISTLATAEGLTAHRLSVEVRLRNPDG